In the Nitrospirota bacterium genome, one interval contains:
- a CDS encoding DUF47 domain-containing protein, giving the protein MVLSKMFPKETDFFSMFAQAGENLKDGGILLVELMENLEKSEYLAKQIYEIEQQGDMLTHEIMRKLNKTFLTPLDREDIHALVCRIDDVLDLIWTCADRAFLFKLDGIDPAAVELSKTLSTTTEVIEKAINSLKNKKYSYIQEFCIEINRLENRADTTFRAALARLFNEEKDPIQILKWKNIYEHLEDATDACEDVANILEGIVLKHA; this is encoded by the coding sequence ATGGTATTAAGCAAGATGTTTCCGAAAGAGACCGACTTTTTTTCTATGTTCGCACAGGCAGGTGAAAACCTTAAAGACGGCGGGATCCTTCTTGTTGAACTTATGGAGAACCTTGAGAAATCCGAGTATCTCGCAAAACAGATATATGAGATCGAACAGCAGGGCGATATGCTTACGCATGAGATAATGCGCAAGCTCAACAAGACCTTTCTGACGCCGTTGGACAGGGAAGACATACACGCGCTTGTCTGCCGCATTGACGATGTGCTTGACCTCATATGGACCTGCGCCGACAGAGCCTTCCTCTTTAAACTTGATGGAATAGACCCTGCTGCAGTTGAGCTCTCAAAGACGTTAAGCACAACTACAGAAGTGATAGAAAAAGCCATAAATTCCCTGAAGAATAAAAAGTATTCCTACATACAGGAGTTCTGTATAGAGATAAACCGCCTTGAGAACAGGGCGGATACAACCTTCAGGGCGGCCCTTGCAAGGCTCTTTAATGAAGAGAAGGACCCTATCCAGATACTTAAGTGGAAGAATATCTATGAACATCTCGAAGACGCGACAGACGCTTGCGAAGATGTCGCAAACATCCTTGAAGGCATAGTTCTCAAACATGCATGA
- a CDS encoding DUF2769 domain-containing protein, which translates to MAKVEDTPENASVCLEFCGPCPTFPEVEGEALFCARGKSIAPKQKHGCNCTMCTVQGKSGCRGTYYCINDRCE; encoded by the coding sequence ATGGCAAAGGTTGAAGATACACCGGAAAACGCTTCAGTATGCCTTGAGTTTTGCGGGCCATGCCCCACCTTCCCGGAAGTCGAAGGTGAGGCATTATTTTGCGCAAGGGGCAAAAGCATCGCGCCGAAGCAAAAACACGGCTGCAACTGCACTATGTGTACTGTCCAGGGCAAGTCAGGATGCAGGGGCACTTACTACTGCATAAACGACAGATGTGAATGA